A single genomic interval of Malania oleifera isolate guangnan ecotype guangnan chromosome 13, ASM2987363v1, whole genome shotgun sequence harbors:
- the LOC131146739 gene encoding beta-fructofuranosidase, soluble isoenzyme I-like isoform X1: MDQERAASYTPLRDSPQPAIPPADHCGRRPTKVLTLTILSTIFLVSLLAFIRTQGPRPPTPTTPSTPAEASRGAAQGVSEKNFQVASCDGRQPRFNWSNAMYSWQRTAYHFQPEKNWMNGPLYHMGWYHLFYQYNPDSAVWGNITWGHAVSRDMIHWLYLPFAMVPDHWFDWNGVWSGSATLLPDGGIVMLYTGDTDNYVQVQNLAYPANISDPLLLDWVKYPGNPVMVPPPGIAPKDFRDPTTAWVAPDGNWRVTIGSKVNKTGFSFVFQTTNFTSFQLLDGVLHAVPGTGMWECVDFYPVSTTSSNGLDTSANSPGVKHVLKASLDDTKEDHYALGTYDPVADKWTPDNPKMDVGIGLRVDYGRYYASKTFYDQKKGRRIMWGWMKETDVESDDVAKGWASVQTLPRVVGFDNKTKTNILQWPAEEVEKLRLNQTNFSNVELLPGSVVPLDVGQAAQLDIEAEFEVDKETLKGLEGGGEVEVGYDCVVGGGATGRGTLGPFGLIVLATDSLSELTPVYFYISRAANGNLTTFFCADESRSSKATDVDKRIYGSVVPVLDGVKFSMRLLVDHSIVESFAEGGRTCVTSRIYPTEAIFGATRAFLFNNATTATVTASLKIWEMDSAFIRPFPLHQ, encoded by the exons ATGGACCAAGAGCGTGCAGCCTCCTACACTCCCCTCCGGGACAGTCCCCAACCCGCCATTCCTCCTGCGGATCACTGCGGCCGGCGACCCACCAAAGTTCTCACTCTTACCATCCTCTCCACCATCTTCCTAGTGTCCCTGCTGGCTTTCATCCGCACCCAAGGCCCACGACCACCCACGCCGACGACTCCGTCGACGCCCGCGGAGGCGTCACGAGGGGCGGCGCAGGGTGTGTCGGAGAAAAATTTCCAGGTGGCCTCCTGCGACGGTAGGCAGCCGCGGTTTAACTGGTCGAATGCCATGTATTCTTGGCAAAGAACAGCTTACCACTTTCAACCGGAGAAGAATTGGATGAATG GTCCACTTTACCACATGGGTTGGTATCATTTGTTCTACCAGTACAACCCGGACTCCGCTGTGTGGGGCAACATCACGTGGGGCCACGCCGTATCAAGGGACATGATTCACTGGCTCTACCTCCCCTTCGCGATGGTCCCCGATCACTGGTTCGACTGGAACGGCGTCTGGAGCGGCTCCGCCACCCTCCTCCCCGACGGCGGAATCGTCATGCTCTATACCGGCGACACCGATAACTACGTGCAGGTGCAAAATCTGGCGTACCCCGCCAACATATCGGATCCTCTCCTCCTCGACTGGGTCAAGTACCCGGGCAACCCCGTCATGGTTCCCCCACCCGGCATTGCTCCCAAAGATTTCCGCGACCCGACCACGGCGTGGGTCGCGCCGGATGGAAATTGGCGGGTCACGATTGGGTCCAAGGTCAACAAAACAGGCTTTTCGTTTGTTTTCCAAACCACGAATTTCACGAGCTTCCAGCTCTTGGACGGGGTTTTACATGCTGTGCCGGGTACGGGTATGTGGGAGTGCGTGGACTTTTACCCGGTTTCGACCACGAGCAGTAACGGGTTGGATACTTCGGCGAACAGCCCGGGAGTTAAGCACGTGCTAAAGGCGAGTTTGGATGATACTAAGGAGGATCATTATGCGCTAGGGACTTACGACCCGGTGGCGGACAAGTGGACGCCCGATAACCCGAAAATGGACGTGGGTATCGGGTTGCGGGTGGACTATGGCAGGTACTACGCTTCCAAGACCTTCTATGACCAAAAGAAGGGGAGGCGGATCATGTGGGGTTGGATGAAAGAAACTGATGTCGAATCCGATGACGTGGCAAAAGGATGGGCGTCCGTTCAG ACGCTTCCAAGGGTTGTGGGGTTCGATAATAAAACCAAAACCAACATTTTGCAATGGCCAGCGGAAGAGGTGGAGAAGCTGAGATTGAACCAAACAAATTTTAGTAATGTGGAGCTCTTGCCCGGTTCGGTCGTGCCGCTAGATGTTGGTCAAGCTGCCCAg TTGGATATAGAGGCAGAATTTGAAGTGGACAAAGAGACATTGAAGGGGTTGGAAGGAGGAGGAGAAGTGGAAGTGGGGTACGACTGCGTTGTGGGCGGCGGAGCCACCGGCAGGGGCACTTTAGGACCGTTTGGACTTATCGTCCTAGCCACCGATTCTCTTTCCGAGCTCACCCCTGTTTACTTCTACATCTCCAGAGCCGCCAATGGCAATCTTACCACTTTCTTCTGCGCCGATGAATCAAG GTCATCAAAGGCTACCGATGTTGACAAAAGAATTTATGGAAGCGTAGTTCCAGTGCTCGACGGTGTAAAATTTTCCATGAGATTATTG GTTGATCATTCGATAGTGGAGAGCTTTGCAGAGGGAGGAAGGACATGCGTGACCTCCAGAATTTATCCTACGGAGGCGATATTCGGAGCAACGCGCGCGTTCCTATTCAACAACGCCACCACAGCCACCGTGACTGCCTCTCTTAAGATTTGGGAAATGGACTCTGCATTCATCCGTCCTTTCCCACTCCACCAGTAG
- the LOC131146739 gene encoding beta-fructofuranosidase, soluble isoenzyme I-like isoform X2, which yields MDQERAASYTPLRDSPQPAIPPADHCGRRPTKVLTLTILSTIFLVSLLAFIRTQGPRPPTPTTPSTPAEASRGAAQGVSEKNFQVASCDGRQPRFNWSNAMYSWQRTAYHFQPEKNWMNDPNGPLYHMGWYHLFYQYNPDSAVWGNITWGHAVSRDMIHWLYLPFAMVPDHWFDWNGVWSGSATLLPDGGIVMLYTGDTDNYVQVQNLAYPANISDPLLLDWVKYPGNPVMVPPPGIAPKDFRDPTTAWVAPDGNWRVTIGSKVNKTGFSFVFQTTNFTSFQLLDGVLHAVPGTGMWECVDFYPVSTTSSNGLDTSANSPGVKHVLKASLDDTKEDHYALGTYDPVADKWTPDNPKMDVGIGLRVDYGRYYASKTFYDQKKGRRIMWGWMKETDVESDDVAKGWASVQTLPRVVGFDNKTKTNILQWPAEEVEKLRLNQTNFSNVELLPGSVVPLDVGQAAQLDIEAEFEVDKETLKGLEGGGEVEVGYDCVVGGGATGRGTLGPFGLIVLATDSLSELTPVYFYISRAANGNLTTFFCADESRSSKATDVDKRIYGSVVPVLDGVKFSMRLLVDHSIVESFAEGGRTCVTSRIYPTEAIFGATRAFLFNNATTATVTASLKIWEMDSAFIRPFPLHQ from the exons ATGGACCAAGAGCGTGCAGCCTCCTACACTCCCCTCCGGGACAGTCCCCAACCCGCCATTCCTCCTGCGGATCACTGCGGCCGGCGACCCACCAAAGTTCTCACTCTTACCATCCTCTCCACCATCTTCCTAGTGTCCCTGCTGGCTTTCATCCGCACCCAAGGCCCACGACCACCCACGCCGACGACTCCGTCGACGCCCGCGGAGGCGTCACGAGGGGCGGCGCAGGGTGTGTCGGAGAAAAATTTCCAGGTGGCCTCCTGCGACGGTAGGCAGCCGCGGTTTAACTGGTCGAATGCCATGTATTCTTGGCAAAGAACAGCTTACCACTTTCAACCGGAGAAGAATTGGATGAATG ATCCTAATG GTCCACTTTACCACATGGGTTGGTATCATTTGTTCTACCAGTACAACCCGGACTCCGCTGTGTGGGGCAACATCACGTGGGGCCACGCCGTATCAAGGGACATGATTCACTGGCTCTACCTCCCCTTCGCGATGGTCCCCGATCACTGGTTCGACTGGAACGGCGTCTGGAGCGGCTCCGCCACCCTCCTCCCCGACGGCGGAATCGTCATGCTCTATACCGGCGACACCGATAACTACGTGCAGGTGCAAAATCTGGCGTACCCCGCCAACATATCGGATCCTCTCCTCCTCGACTGGGTCAAGTACCCGGGCAACCCCGTCATGGTTCCCCCACCCGGCATTGCTCCCAAAGATTTCCGCGACCCGACCACGGCGTGGGTCGCGCCGGATGGAAATTGGCGGGTCACGATTGGGTCCAAGGTCAACAAAACAGGCTTTTCGTTTGTTTTCCAAACCACGAATTTCACGAGCTTCCAGCTCTTGGACGGGGTTTTACATGCTGTGCCGGGTACGGGTATGTGGGAGTGCGTGGACTTTTACCCGGTTTCGACCACGAGCAGTAACGGGTTGGATACTTCGGCGAACAGCCCGGGAGTTAAGCACGTGCTAAAGGCGAGTTTGGATGATACTAAGGAGGATCATTATGCGCTAGGGACTTACGACCCGGTGGCGGACAAGTGGACGCCCGATAACCCGAAAATGGACGTGGGTATCGGGTTGCGGGTGGACTATGGCAGGTACTACGCTTCCAAGACCTTCTATGACCAAAAGAAGGGGAGGCGGATCATGTGGGGTTGGATGAAAGAAACTGATGTCGAATCCGATGACGTGGCAAAAGGATGGGCGTCCGTTCAG ACGCTTCCAAGGGTTGTGGGGTTCGATAATAAAACCAAAACCAACATTTTGCAATGGCCAGCGGAAGAGGTGGAGAAGCTGAGATTGAACCAAACAAATTTTAGTAATGTGGAGCTCTTGCCCGGTTCGGTCGTGCCGCTAGATGTTGGTCAAGCTGCCCAg TTGGATATAGAGGCAGAATTTGAAGTGGACAAAGAGACATTGAAGGGGTTGGAAGGAGGAGGAGAAGTGGAAGTGGGGTACGACTGCGTTGTGGGCGGCGGAGCCACCGGCAGGGGCACTTTAGGACCGTTTGGACTTATCGTCCTAGCCACCGATTCTCTTTCCGAGCTCACCCCTGTTTACTTCTACATCTCCAGAGCCGCCAATGGCAATCTTACCACTTTCTTCTGCGCCGATGAATCAAG GTCATCAAAGGCTACCGATGTTGACAAAAGAATTTATGGAAGCGTAGTTCCAGTGCTCGACGGTGTAAAATTTTCCATGAGATTATTG GTTGATCATTCGATAGTGGAGAGCTTTGCAGAGGGAGGAAGGACATGCGTGACCTCCAGAATTTATCCTACGGAGGCGATATTCGGAGCAACGCGCGCGTTCCTATTCAACAACGCCACCACAGCCACCGTGACTGCCTCTCTTAAGATTTGGGAAATGGACTCTGCATTCATCCGTCCTTTCCCACTCCACCAGTAG
- the LOC131146739 gene encoding beta-fructofuranosidase, soluble isoenzyme I-like isoform X3 has protein sequence MVGPLYHMGWYHLFYQYNPDSAVWGNITWGHAVSRDMIHWLYLPFAMVPDHWFDWNGVWSGSATLLPDGGIVMLYTGDTDNYVQVQNLAYPANISDPLLLDWVKYPGNPVMVPPPGIAPKDFRDPTTAWVAPDGNWRVTIGSKVNKTGFSFVFQTTNFTSFQLLDGVLHAVPGTGMWECVDFYPVSTTSSNGLDTSANSPGVKHVLKASLDDTKEDHYALGTYDPVADKWTPDNPKMDVGIGLRVDYGRYYASKTFYDQKKGRRIMWGWMKETDVESDDVAKGWASVQTLPRVVGFDNKTKTNILQWPAEEVEKLRLNQTNFSNVELLPGSVVPLDVGQAAQLDIEAEFEVDKETLKGLEGGGEVEVGYDCVVGGGATGRGTLGPFGLIVLATDSLSELTPVYFYISRAANGNLTTFFCADESRSSKATDVDKRIYGSVVPVLDGVKFSMRLLVDHSIVESFAEGGRTCVTSRIYPTEAIFGATRAFLFNNATTATVTASLKIWEMDSAFIRPFPLHQ, from the exons ATGGTAG GTCCACTTTACCACATGGGTTGGTATCATTTGTTCTACCAGTACAACCCGGACTCCGCTGTGTGGGGCAACATCACGTGGGGCCACGCCGTATCAAGGGACATGATTCACTGGCTCTACCTCCCCTTCGCGATGGTCCCCGATCACTGGTTCGACTGGAACGGCGTCTGGAGCGGCTCCGCCACCCTCCTCCCCGACGGCGGAATCGTCATGCTCTATACCGGCGACACCGATAACTACGTGCAGGTGCAAAATCTGGCGTACCCCGCCAACATATCGGATCCTCTCCTCCTCGACTGGGTCAAGTACCCGGGCAACCCCGTCATGGTTCCCCCACCCGGCATTGCTCCCAAAGATTTCCGCGACCCGACCACGGCGTGGGTCGCGCCGGATGGAAATTGGCGGGTCACGATTGGGTCCAAGGTCAACAAAACAGGCTTTTCGTTTGTTTTCCAAACCACGAATTTCACGAGCTTCCAGCTCTTGGACGGGGTTTTACATGCTGTGCCGGGTACGGGTATGTGGGAGTGCGTGGACTTTTACCCGGTTTCGACCACGAGCAGTAACGGGTTGGATACTTCGGCGAACAGCCCGGGAGTTAAGCACGTGCTAAAGGCGAGTTTGGATGATACTAAGGAGGATCATTATGCGCTAGGGACTTACGACCCGGTGGCGGACAAGTGGACGCCCGATAACCCGAAAATGGACGTGGGTATCGGGTTGCGGGTGGACTATGGCAGGTACTACGCTTCCAAGACCTTCTATGACCAAAAGAAGGGGAGGCGGATCATGTGGGGTTGGATGAAAGAAACTGATGTCGAATCCGATGACGTGGCAAAAGGATGGGCGTCCGTTCAG ACGCTTCCAAGGGTTGTGGGGTTCGATAATAAAACCAAAACCAACATTTTGCAATGGCCAGCGGAAGAGGTGGAGAAGCTGAGATTGAACCAAACAAATTTTAGTAATGTGGAGCTCTTGCCCGGTTCGGTCGTGCCGCTAGATGTTGGTCAAGCTGCCCAg TTGGATATAGAGGCAGAATTTGAAGTGGACAAAGAGACATTGAAGGGGTTGGAAGGAGGAGGAGAAGTGGAAGTGGGGTACGACTGCGTTGTGGGCGGCGGAGCCACCGGCAGGGGCACTTTAGGACCGTTTGGACTTATCGTCCTAGCCACCGATTCTCTTTCCGAGCTCACCCCTGTTTACTTCTACATCTCCAGAGCCGCCAATGGCAATCTTACCACTTTCTTCTGCGCCGATGAATCAAG GTCATCAAAGGCTACCGATGTTGACAAAAGAATTTATGGAAGCGTAGTTCCAGTGCTCGACGGTGTAAAATTTTCCATGAGATTATTG GTTGATCATTCGATAGTGGAGAGCTTTGCAGAGGGAGGAAGGACATGCGTGACCTCCAGAATTTATCCTACGGAGGCGATATTCGGAGCAACGCGCGCGTTCCTATTCAACAACGCCACCACAGCCACCGTGACTGCCTCTCTTAAGATTTGGGAAATGGACTCTGCATTCATCCGTCCTTTCCCACTCCACCAGTAG